One window of the Capnocytophaga haemolytica genome contains the following:
- a CDS encoding bile acid:sodium symporter: MLKKIFGGGNTFLWLLVLMVFLGKIVPFREEYKPYFNLSSFIDWGIVIIFLLYGLKLNIREVFKDIKNWKLHLLVQFGTFVLFPALVFAFYGFAKGTDYYLLWCSIFFLASLPSTVSSSVVMVSIARGNITSAIFNASISGLIGIVATPLLMQPFLQHSAQSASQGEIVQQLLLKVLLPIILGLLLNPLLKKLVTKYNKWIGKFDRLIILLIVYESFSDAFVNQIFSKVPAITFAIIAVSCVALFFIVYGILKRISQKLGFSREDTIVATFCGSKKSLVHGSLFILVLGIPETEKVMFLLPIMLYHSFQLFYVSYLANKIGSKNE, encoded by the coding sequence ATGTTAAAAAAGATCTTTGGAGGAGGAAATACCTTCTTATGGTTATTAGTTTTAATGGTATTTCTCGGAAAAATAGTTCCTTTTCGAGAAGAATATAAGCCATATTTCAATTTAAGTAGCTTTATCGATTGGGGGATTGTGATTATTTTCCTTCTTTACGGTTTAAAACTAAACATTAGAGAGGTTTTTAAGGATATTAAAAACTGGAAATTGCATCTTTTAGTACAATTTGGCACGTTTGTGCTCTTCCCTGCGTTGGTTTTTGCATTTTACGGCTTCGCAAAAGGAACAGATTACTATCTTTTATGGTGTTCGATATTCTTTTTAGCGAGTTTACCATCCACTGTATCATCCTCAGTTGTGATGGTGTCGATAGCGCGAGGAAACATAACATCAGCAATCTTTAATGCCTCAATATCAGGGCTTATCGGGATTGTTGCCACTCCCCTACTGATGCAACCTTTTTTACAACACAGTGCGCAATCGGCATCACAAGGCGAGATCGTACAACAGTTATTACTGAAAGTGTTGTTACCTATCATTTTAGGATTGTTATTAAACCCACTTTTGAAAAAGTTAGTCACTAAATACAACAAATGGATTGGCAAATTCGACCGATTAATTATCTTGCTCATTGTGTATGAGAGTTTTTCAGATGCTTTTGTAAATCAAATATTTAGCAAAGTTCCTGCGATAACTTTTGCGATCATTGCTGTCTCGTGTGTAGCACTTTTCTTCATTGTTTATGGTATTTTAAAACGTATTTCGCAAAAATTAGGTTTCTCAAGAGAAGATACTATCGTTGCGACCTTCTGCGGATCAAAAAAGTCGTTAGTACACGGAAGTTTGTTCATTTTAGTGCTTGGCATACCCGAAACAGAGAAAGTTATGTTTTTATTACCGATAATGCTCTATCATAGCTTTCAATTATTCTATGTAAGCTATCTAGCAAACAAAATTGGAAGTAAAAATGAGTGA
- a CDS encoding DUF6261 family protein, which translates to MNETKIEKLAIAKLQHPEFGQLLVRFFEDYEKLGKPSDKDEHLKKALDTLKTDVEKYNLALKQVKANEESEKILAADKERLAYMQMLKNAVKAFRIAPIEAEREAYHSLILLMNTYKDLKKETYESKTNTINTLVVRLKTDYHAQMDTLELSKFTDRLEKSNKDFNTLFSGRSSVILQKTPSNTGEIRKKLTEDYQNFCNYVQAMAVMGVDAYYKEVLAVINHGRAYFSNVIVSRRGKGKRRKKRSIRTIIR; encoded by the coding sequence ATGAACGAAACAAAAATAGAAAAATTAGCTATTGCGAAGTTACAACATCCTGAATTTGGGCAATTGTTAGTTCGTTTTTTCGAAGATTACGAAAAATTAGGAAAACCATCCGATAAGGATGAGCATCTTAAAAAAGCGTTGGATACGCTCAAAACAGATGTTGAAAAGTACAATTTAGCGCTTAAACAGGTGAAAGCCAACGAGGAATCAGAGAAGATTTTGGCAGCGGATAAGGAGCGTTTGGCATATATGCAAATGCTTAAAAATGCGGTCAAAGCGTTTCGCATTGCGCCCATAGAGGCTGAAAGAGAGGCGTATCATTCGTTGATCTTACTGATGAATACGTACAAAGACCTGAAAAAGGAGACGTACGAGTCGAAAACGAACACTATCAACACGTTAGTAGTGCGCTTGAAGACGGATTATCACGCACAAATGGATACGCTCGAGCTTAGCAAGTTCACCGATCGCTTAGAGAAGTCGAATAAGGATTTTAACACGCTGTTTTCGGGGAGAAGTTCGGTAATTCTGCAAAAGACGCCAAGCAATACGGGAGAAATCCGTAAAAAACTTACCGAGGATTATCAGAATTTCTGCAATTACGTTCAGGCGATGGCTGTGATGGGTGTTGATGCGTATTATAAAGAGGTTCTGGCAGTTATCAACCACGGAAGGGCGTATTTTAGCAATGTGATTGTATCGAGAAGAGGAAAAGGGAAAAGAAGGAAAAAGAGAAGCATAAGGACGATAATTAGGTAG
- a CDS encoding amidophosphoribosyltransferase produces the protein MSEIIKHECGIALIRLLKPLAYYKEKYGSAFYGINKMYLMLEKQHNRGQDGAGIASVKLDVEPGNRYISRIRSNDAQPVQDIFTQINQRINAEMKANPALRDDVALQKQQLPYIGEVLLGHVRYGTFGKNSIENVHPFLRENNWMYRNLIMAGNFNMTNVSELFANLVRLGQHPKDKTDTVIVMEGVGHFIDDEVETLYQRFKSEGKSKKDATDLIGQELDIERILRRASKHWDGGYVMEGILGHGDAFVLRDPAGIRPAFYYKDDEVVVVASERPAIQTVFNVDADAVQELPAGCAIVIKKNGAVRISQVNAPTANKACSFERIYFSRGSDQDIYKERKALGRLLYPAVEKAIAGDLEKTVFAYIPNTAETAYLGLVEAAEVALNGQKAQAIRQGGTEAIERVLAQRVRTEKVAIKDVKLRTFITEDSSRDDLVAHVYDITYGSVQRGDNLVIIDDSIVRGTTLKKSILSILGRLQPRKIVVVSSAPQIRYPDCYGIDMARLEDLVAFQAALALHRQRGTYHIVEEVYAKCLSQVSLSDSAVVNYVKDIYTPFTDEELSHKIMELLLPENFASEVEVIFQTVENLHRACPHHPGDWYFTGDYPTPGGNRVVNRAFINFYEGNKERAY, from the coding sequence ATGAGTGAAATTATCAAACACGAGTGCGGCATTGCACTCATCCGGTTGTTAAAGCCGCTGGCTTATTACAAAGAGAAGTACGGATCGGCGTTTTACGGGATCAACAAGATGTACTTAATGCTTGAAAAACAGCACAATCGCGGGCAGGATGGCGCGGGTATTGCCAGCGTCAAACTCGATGTGGAACCAGGCAATCGCTACATTAGCCGCATCAGAAGCAACGACGCCCAGCCTGTGCAGGACATTTTTACCCAAATCAATCAGCGTATCAACGCCGAAATGAAGGCAAACCCTGCGCTGCGCGACGATGTGGCGTTGCAGAAACAGCAATTGCCCTATATCGGCGAGGTGCTGCTCGGGCACGTGCGCTACGGCACTTTCGGCAAGAATAGTATCGAGAATGTACACCCATTCTTGCGGGAAAACAATTGGATGTACCGCAACCTAATTATGGCAGGCAATTTCAATATGACGAACGTCAGTGAGCTCTTTGCTAACCTCGTTCGCCTCGGGCAACATCCTAAAGATAAGACCGATACGGTGATTGTGATGGAGGGTGTGGGTCATTTTATAGACGATGAGGTCGAGACGCTCTACCAACGGTTTAAATCGGAAGGCAAAAGCAAGAAAGACGCCACCGACCTCATTGGACAGGAACTCGACATCGAGCGTATCCTCCGCCGCGCGTCCAAACACTGGGACGGAGGCTACGTTATGGAGGGCATTTTGGGTCACGGCGATGCGTTTGTGCTCAGAGACCCCGCCGGCATTCGTCCTGCGTTTTATTACAAGGACGACGAGGTGGTGGTCGTGGCAAGTGAACGCCCAGCGATACAGACCGTCTTCAATGTCGATGCTGATGCGGTACAGGAATTGCCCGCTGGGTGCGCGATCGTCATTAAGAAGAACGGGGCGGTGCGCATCTCGCAGGTGAACGCCCCGACTGCAAACAAGGCGTGTTCGTTTGAGCGCATTTACTTCTCGCGCGGTAGCGATCAGGATATTTATAAGGAGCGCAAAGCTCTTGGGCGACTGCTTTACCCCGCCGTGGAAAAGGCGATCGCGGGCGACCTCGAAAAGACGGTGTTCGCCTACATTCCGAACACGGCAGAGACGGCTTACCTCGGACTCGTCGAGGCGGCGGAGGTGGCACTCAACGGACAAAAGGCGCAAGCCATTCGCCAAGGTGGAACGGAGGCGATAGAGCGCGTTCTCGCCCAGCGTGTGCGTACTGAGAAAGTGGCGATCAAGGATGTGAAGCTGCGTACGTTTATCACTGAGGACAGCAGCCGTGACGACCTCGTGGCGCACGTGTACGACATTACGTACGGCTCGGTGCAGCGCGGGGATAACCTTGTGATTATCGACGACAGTATCGTGCGTGGGACGACGCTCAAGAAGAGCATTCTGAGTATCTTGGGTCGCCTGCAACCGCGCAAAATCGTAGTGGTTTCGTCCGCGCCACAGATACGTTACCCCGATTGCTATGGCATCGATATGGCTCGCTTGGAGGATTTAGTTGCTTTTCAGGCTGCCCTCGCCCTTCATCGCCAGCGTGGTACTTATCACATAGTGGAGGAGGTGTATGCGAAGTGTCTTTCGCAAGTATCGCTTAGCGATAGCGCGGTTGTAAACTACGTTAAGGATATTTACACGCCGTTTACCGACGAGGAGCTGTCGCACAAGATAATGGAACTCCTACTGCCTGAAAACTTTGCTTCTGAGGTGGAAGTGATTTTCCAAACGGTAGAAAACCTGCACCGCGCGTGTCCTCACCACCCTGGCGACTGGTATTTCACGGGCGACTACCCTACCCCAGGTGGCAACCGCGTAGTAAACCGCGCGTTTATCAATTTCTACGAAGGAAACAAAGAAAGAGCATACTAA
- the radC gene encoding RadC family protein, with amino-acid sequence MPIKEWSDSDKPREKMIAQGRNSLSNAELLAILIGSGSKNESAVSLSRRILASVNNNLTNLGKLSLQQLQQFKGVGEAKAVTILAATELGKRRSNEQPTELIRIASASSVFKLMQPIIGELPHEEFWVLFLNNTHRVLHKTMLSKGGITSTTVDVRLLFKTALECSAVAIVLVHNHPAGNLKASEEDISLTKKVKAAGDNLDIKLLDHVIITNEGFISLADEIKF; translated from the coding sequence ATTCCGATAAAAGAATGGTCGGACAGCGATAAACCTCGCGAAAAGATGATCGCACAAGGCAGAAATAGCCTTAGTAACGCTGAATTATTAGCCATTTTAATAGGATCGGGTAGTAAAAATGAAAGCGCAGTCTCTCTCAGCCGAAGAATTTTGGCTTCGGTAAATAATAATCTGACAAATTTAGGGAAACTGAGTTTACAGCAATTACAGCAGTTCAAAGGCGTTGGCGAAGCAAAAGCGGTTACCATTTTAGCTGCCACAGAACTGGGAAAACGAAGGAGCAACGAACAGCCAACGGAACTCATTCGGATTGCTTCTGCAAGTAGTGTTTTCAAGCTGATGCAACCGATCATTGGCGAGCTCCCACACGAAGAATTTTGGGTATTATTCCTAAACAACACGCACAGAGTTTTACATAAAACAATGCTTTCAAAAGGCGGAATTACGTCCACAACTGTTGATGTACGTTTACTTTTTAAGACTGCCTTAGAATGCAGCGCTGTGGCCATTGTATTAGTTCACAATCACCCTGCGGGAAACTTGAAGGCAAGTGAGGAGGACATCTCTCTTACTAAGAAAGTAAAAGCAGCTGGCGACAACTTGGATATCAAACTTTTAGACCACGTTATCATCACCAACGAAGGCTTCATTAGTTTAGCTGATGAAATAAAATTTTAA
- a CDS encoding DKNYY domain-containing protein: MLRTATEYDERYSQHPFWTDGKKVYYRHYEIKGVDKDSFEVLGDCMPVIRNIVIFRAIALLGQTVRAL; encoded by the coding sequence ATGTTAAGAACAGCAACCGAGTACGATGAACGTTATAGCCAGCATCCTTTTTGGACAGATGGCAAGAAAGTTTATTACCGCCATTATGAGATTAAAGGCGTGGATAAGGACTCTTTTGAAGTCCTTGGGGATTGTATGCCCGTGATAAGAAACATTGTTATTTTCAGAGCAATCGCCTTGCTGGGGCAGACCGTGAGAGCTTTGTAG
- a CDS encoding SDH family Clp fold serine proteinase: protein MVPNYAYSAGTIFCMSGDSIYMDYFSVLGPIDPQVPNKDGKYVPALGYLDKINEMLEKAKRNELTQAEFLILKDFDLAELRYYEQARELSIDLLEKWLVKYKFKNWEEHRTKNKGKKVKEEEKRERAKDIAKKLSDNNLWKTHNRPININHLRDLRLEIIDYSENELLSRKINDYYQLLMSYLKFIKNEGIFIHTKKIF from the coding sequence ATTGTTCCTAATTATGCCTATAGTGCTGGTACTATATTTTGTATGAGTGGCGATAGTATCTATATGGATTATTTCTCTGTTTTAGGACCTATTGACCCTCAAGTACCTAATAAAGATGGAAAATACGTTCCAGCATTAGGATACTTAGATAAGATTAATGAAATGCTCGAAAAAGCTAAGAGAAATGAACTTACACAAGCAGAATTCTTAATATTAAAAGATTTTGACCTTGCAGAACTTCGTTATTATGAGCAAGCACGAGAGTTATCTATAGATTTATTAGAAAAATGGTTAGTAAAATATAAATTTAAGAATTGGGAAGAACATAGAACAAAGAATAAGGGTAAAAAAGTTAAAGAAGAAGAAAAAAGAGAAAGAGCGAAAGATATTGCAAAAAAACTCAGTGATAATAATCTGTGGAAAACACATAACAGACCTATAAACATCAATCATCTAAGAGATTTAAGACTTGAAATTATTGATTACTCAGAAAATGAATTACTTAGTAGGAAAATTAATGATTACTATCAATTATTAATGTCATACTTAAAATTCATCAAGAACGAAGGAATTTTTATTCATACTAAAAAAATTTTTTAA
- a CDS encoding DUF3800 domain-containing protein: MNTIYFDESGYTGNNMMNKNQRIFILASHNYNQKECLYFKDNIFKIDRNIELKFSSFDKKDPIIQNRIIKFSNDKLIDENRIIYNVINKKYAILSQIVTLFVLPNNYDSEMLNYIATYMYRKHNKDSIIKFDKMFLNYEKLIMDKYKKLLIPFLDSVDELKIYVNNKYKKILDCIYKNINNVFSFIISDAKFLLDPTFASFASIYNRWDKKYNPVEIIYDESYVMKDYIKYLNELKKYDIINKYIKNFNSNDIRFLDSKTNEGIQISDILSGIVYYKWNIKNKNNKLYKLLCNSKLIRLTNIKCIFPYNRSILNNKRALDYILEII; encoded by the coding sequence ATGAATACGATTTATTTTGATGAATCAGGTTATACAGGTAATAATATGATGAATAAGAATCAAAGGATTTTTATATTAGCATCACATAATTATAATCAAAAAGAATGTTTATATTTTAAAGATAATATTTTTAAAATTGATAGAAATATAGAATTAAAATTTTCTAGTTTTGATAAAAAAGATCCTATTATACAGAATAGAATAATAAAATTTTCAAATGATAAGTTGATAGATGAAAATAGGATTATATATAATGTTATAAACAAAAAATATGCAATATTAAGTCAAATAGTTACTTTATTTGTATTACCTAATAATTATGATAGTGAAATGTTAAACTATATAGCAACATATATGTATCGCAAACATAATAAAGATAGTATAATTAAATTTGATAAAATGTTTCTTAATTATGAAAAACTTATAATGGATAAATATAAAAAATTATTAATACCTTTCTTAGATAGTGTAGATGAATTAAAAATATATGTAAATAATAAATATAAAAAGATATTAGATTGTATTTATAAGAATATTAATAATGTATTTTCATTTATAATCTCTGATGCTAAATTTTTATTGGATCCAACTTTTGCATCTTTTGCAAGTATATATAATAGATGGGATAAGAAATATAACCCTGTTGAAATTATATATGATGAATCTTATGTAATGAAAGATTATATTAAATATTTAAATGAATTAAAGAAATATGATATCATAAATAAGTATATAAAAAATTTTAATTCTAATGATATACGATTTTTAGATTCAAAAACTAATGAAGGTATACAAATATCTGATATACTATCTGGTATAGTTTATTATAAATGGAATATAAAAAATAAAAATAATAAACTTTATAAATTATTATGTAATAGTAAACTTATAAGATTAACTAATATAAAATGTATATTTCCTTATAATAGATCTATTTTGAATAATAAAAGAGCGTTAGATTATATATTAGAAATTATTTAA
- a CDS encoding mevalonate kinase, producing the protein MKRSLFYSKILLFGEYGIIKDSKGLAIPYNFYKGALKRPDEKREEACRSNTSLAAYVAYLEKLSAENPETIAFDMAHLKEDVASGMYFDSSIPQGYGVGSSGALVAAIYDAYALDKISAEESLTREKLLALKAIFGKMESFFHGTSSGLDPLNSYLSIPILIHSKDSIEPTGLPSEVVGGKGAVFLLDSGTVGETAPMVSIFMENMKNEGFQSMLKTEFIKYTDACIDDFLKGNFKSLFANVKKLSSVVLQNFKPMIPQQFHTLWRQGIESGDYFLKLCGSGGGGYILGFTEDIERAKRTLAGHKIEVVYQL; encoded by the coding sequence ATGAAACGCTCGTTATTTTATTCCAAAATATTACTCTTTGGCGAGTATGGCATCATCAAGGATTCCAAAGGGCTGGCGATCCCCTATAACTTTTATAAGGGTGCCCTCAAACGCCCCGATGAGAAGCGCGAAGAAGCCTGCCGTTCGAATACATCGCTGGCGGCTTACGTCGCTTATTTGGAAAAACTATCTGCCGAAAACCCCGAAACTATCGCCTTTGATATGGCGCACTTAAAGGAAGATGTGGCAAGCGGAATGTACTTCGATAGCAGCATTCCACAAGGCTACGGCGTGGGAAGCAGCGGTGCATTGGTTGCCGCCATTTACGACGCCTACGCCCTCGATAAAATCTCCGCTGAGGAGAGCCTCACCAGAGAAAAACTGCTCGCCCTCAAGGCTATTTTCGGCAAAATGGAGTCGTTTTTCCACGGGACGTCCTCAGGGCTCGACCCACTGAACAGTTATCTCAGTATCCCGATTCTTATCCATTCCAAAGACTCCATCGAGCCCACAGGTTTGCCTTCCGAAGTTGTTGGAGGCAAGGGCGCGGTCTTCCTTTTGGATAGTGGAACTGTCGGAGAGACCGCCCCGATGGTCAGCATCTTTATGGAGAATATGAAGAACGAGGGCTTTCAGAGTATGCTCAAAACCGAGTTTATAAAATATACAGACGCTTGCATCGACGACTTTCTCAAAGGCAACTTCAAGTCGCTGTTTGCCAATGTGAAGAAGCTATCGAGTGTGGTACTGCAAAACTTCAAGCCGATGATCCCTCAGCAATTCCATACGCTTTGGCGACAGGGTATCGAGAGTGGCGATTACTTCCTCAAGCTCTGCGGCTCGGGCGGTGGGGGTTACATACTCGGATTTACCGAGGACATCGAGCGGGCGAAGCGTACCCTCGCTGGACATAAAATAGAAGTAGTATATCAGCTTTAA
- a CDS encoding DUF5689 domain-containing protein, with protein sequence MKLKRLLVAGSALALGLLTITACVKDDDYDLPDLNKLKKDVPSFSGTVITFDQAIGKASSTVTTYTGDEAIEGYVISSDEGGNFYKKIYLQNAEKTKGISVAIDKSGLYTEFPLGAKVQVRLKGLSTQIANGGLEIGYSTYTNKSGRVSVGTMAQAVYSKAVYNLGETPKTIAELTKADASIDALKTEANLNQLITLKGVSFKASDVGKTFHLKANDKYQGTDYTLTDANGKTMPFRTSRYAKFKDEKVPAGSLEVTGVLTKYNTSYQFMISNLSDIKTTGGTVTPSTDDKLQTLEVDKLNLSDYETRKTKGEELKLHGTTVFKGGRPYFKFSDGTMVQIQAPSFKIFSALPTAVKDKLLTEGYELTVKGKFKDYTPKNGGDVIKELIYESESDLTFGKAPNTPQITPLEAKTATNANFQEGKWVKLHGTITMQSKKAYVKFSDNTMLQLYSPYLNSFSKDIQTKLQTDGQEVTITGKFESFEENGNTIKELIYLKESDVQLGGGTTPPAQIETIEASKATISDFIVGKEVKLHGNIAMKEVEDNKGKMVKRSSILFSDNTAIQLYTKGYTKNIPQDIRTKLETDGQELIIKGKFLEFEDKNTHTVTKQIQYTSADDIEFK encoded by the coding sequence ATGAAACTAAAGAGATTATTGGTAGCAGGGAGTGCATTGGCACTTGGGCTACTTACTATTACGGCTTGTGTGAAGGACGATGATTACGATCTTCCTGATTTGAACAAGCTAAAGAAAGACGTACCGAGTTTCAGCGGTACGGTGATCACCTTTGATCAGGCCATAGGCAAGGCAAGCAGCACAGTAACCACTTACACTGGCGATGAGGCTATCGAAGGCTATGTGATCAGTAGCGACGAAGGGGGTAACTTCTATAAGAAGATATACCTGCAAAATGCTGAAAAGACGAAGGGTATTTCGGTGGCTATTGACAAGAGCGGTTTGTACACAGAGTTTCCGTTGGGAGCAAAGGTGCAAGTGCGCTTGAAGGGGCTTAGCACTCAGATAGCCAATGGTGGGTTGGAGATAGGTTACAGCACTTACACTAACAAATCGGGGCGTGTGAGCGTGGGCACAATGGCGCAAGCGGTGTACAGCAAAGCTGTTTACAACTTGGGTGAGACCCCTAAGACAATCGCTGAGCTGACTAAGGCTGATGCGTCCATCGATGCTTTGAAGACGGAAGCTAACCTCAACCAGCTGATAACCTTAAAGGGAGTGTCGTTCAAAGCCTCTGATGTGGGGAAAACTTTCCACCTAAAGGCAAACGACAAATATCAAGGCACTGATTACACTCTTACCGATGCCAATGGCAAAACGATGCCTTTCCGCACCAGCAGATATGCGAAGTTCAAGGACGAGAAGGTGCCTGCGGGCAGCTTAGAGGTTACAGGGGTGCTCACTAAGTACAACACTTCGTATCAGTTTATGATTAGCAACCTTTCGGACATAAAAACTACGGGAGGCACAGTAACACCTTCAACAGATGATAAATTACAAACATTAGAGGTTGATAAACTAAACCTTTCAGATTACGAAACCAGAAAAACCAAGGGAGAAGAGCTTAAGTTGCACGGCACAACTGTCTTTAAAGGGGGACGCCCTTATTTTAAGTTTTCAGATGGAACAATGGTGCAGATTCAAGCGCCTTCTTTTAAGATCTTTAGTGCGCTTCCTACTGCTGTTAAGGATAAATTACTCACCGAAGGTTATGAACTTACTGTAAAGGGTAAATTCAAAGATTATACCCCTAAAAATGGTGGAGATGTCATTAAGGAGCTTATTTATGAGTCAGAAAGTGATCTGACCTTCGGGAAAGCACCTAATACACCCCAGATTACTCCTTTGGAAGCAAAAACGGCCACTAATGCTAATTTCCAAGAAGGTAAATGGGTGAAACTACACGGAACTATCACAATGCAAAGCAAAAAAGCGTATGTGAAATTCTCAGATAATACAATGCTGCAGCTTTATTCTCCTTACCTTAATTCTTTTTCAAAAGATATCCAGACAAAGTTGCAAACAGATGGACAAGAAGTGACTATCACAGGTAAGTTTGAAAGTTTTGAAGAAAATGGCAATACAATAAAAGAACTTATTTATCTCAAAGAAAGTGACGTTCAACTTGGAGGAGGAACTACACCACCAGCGCAAATTGAAACTATTGAGGCTTCAAAAGCCACTATAAGTGATTTTATCGTAGGAAAAGAAGTGAAACTCCACGGAAATATTGCTATGAAGGAGGTTGAGGATAACAAAGGTAAGATGGTGAAAAGATCCTCTATATTGTTTTCTGATAATACAGCAATACAGCTTTATACAAAAGGCTATACAAAGAATATCCCACAAGATATTAGAACAAAACTCGAAACAGATGGGCAGGAATTAATTATCAAAGGAAAGTTTCTTGAGTTTGAGGATAAAAATACTCATACTGTAACCAAGCAAATCCAGTATACCTCAGCGGATGATATAGAGTTCAAATAG
- a CDS encoding THUMP domain-containing class I SAM-dependent RNA methyltransferase: protein MERNFKMLAKTFFGFEEILAQELRELGAQNVQKGVRSVSFEGDKGFMYKSNLSLRTALKILKPLFSFRIRNEKEYYQKLYEEDWERYFSVNQTFAVSATLQTDIFNHSQYVALKAKDAIVDSFRDRRGKRPSVDVQHPDVQLHVHIQRNEVFVSMDSSGASLHQRGYRSATNIAPINEVLAAGILLLSGWEGQCDFLDPMCGSGTFLIEAAMIACRIPANIHRREFAFEKWNDYDQSLFDVVFDSCLKKVREFHFQITGYDKAPSAVSKAKENLKNANLLDYVEVFQKDFFQTEKIDKEKPLHIVFNPPYNERLPIDVVKMYESIGDTLKKHYPNTDAWFITSNLEGIKHVGLRPSRKIALFNGKLESKLLQYKMYEGSKKQKYNKEN, encoded by the coding sequence ATGGAAAGAAATTTTAAAATGTTAGCTAAGACTTTCTTTGGTTTTGAGGAGATTTTAGCGCAGGAACTTCGTGAATTGGGCGCTCAGAATGTGCAAAAGGGCGTTAGAAGTGTTTCTTTTGAGGGCGACAAGGGTTTTATGTACAAATCGAATCTTTCTCTGCGTACGGCTTTGAAGATTTTAAAACCGTTGTTTTCTTTCCGTATTCGCAATGAAAAGGAGTATTATCAAAAGCTGTATGAGGAAGATTGGGAGCGTTATTTTAGTGTAAACCAGACGTTTGCTGTGTCGGCGACCTTGCAAACAGATATTTTCAACCATAGTCAGTATGTGGCTTTGAAGGCGAAGGATGCGATTGTCGATTCGTTTAGGGATCGTCGTGGAAAGCGTCCCAGTGTGGATGTGCAGCATCCTGATGTGCAGCTGCACGTTCATATTCAGCGCAATGAGGTGTTTGTGTCGATGGATAGTTCGGGAGCGTCGTTGCATCAGCGTGGTTATCGTTCGGCGACGAATATTGCGCCGATAAACGAGGTTTTGGCAGCTGGAATTTTGCTTCTTAGCGGCTGGGAAGGTCAATGCGATTTTCTCGACCCGATGTGCGGAAGTGGCACCTTTCTTATTGAGGCTGCAATGATTGCGTGTCGTATTCCCGCAAATATTCATCGGCGAGAATTTGCTTTTGAGAAGTGGAATGATTACGATCAAAGTCTTTTTGATGTAGTGTTCGATAGTTGCCTGAAAAAGGTTCGTGAGTTTCATTTTCAGATCACAGGTTACGACAAAGCGCCTTCGGCAGTATCAAAAGCAAAGGAAAATCTCAAAAATGCGAATTTGCTGGATTATGTGGAGGTTTTTCAAAAAGATTTCTTTCAAACGGAGAAAATAGACAAGGAAAAGCCTCTTCATATTGTTTTTAACCCTCCGTATAACGAAAGATTGCCTATTGACGTCGTAAAAATGTACGAATCGATCGGTGATACGCTTAAAAAACACTATCCTAACACCGATGCGTGGTTTATTACTTCAAATTTGGAAGGAATTAAGCACGTTGGGCTACGACCTTCACGTAAAATTGCACTTTTTAACGGAAAATTGGAGAGTAAATTGTTACAATATAAGATGTACGAGGGTAGTAAAAAACAAAAATACAACAAAGAGAATTAA